GTAGCCTAACAAACAGTGCAGTGGCGTTTCGCACCGAACGATTCCGATCCTGGACCAGACAGGAAGTAACGAAGCGCCGCGATGATCAGACCGCCGCTAAACATTGAGATCCCATTTTCCATGCAATTTTGCCTGCGTGGGAACAGAGGTGCGAGTTCAGTGTTGCCTCCTCGCAAATACAAGAGGATGCCAGAATTGGACCACAGCAGACACGTCAGGCTTACGGACATCGAAATAACCGACCGCAACCTCAAGGGTGCGACCGTCTATGGCGCCAACGACGAAAAGGTCGGCACCATCGCGCATATGCACGGCGTCGGTAATACCGGGCGAGTTGTCATCGATGTCGGCGGCTTCCTTGGCTTCGGCGCAAAGTCTGTCGCAGTCGCGGCCAGCGAACTCGACATAATGCGCGATGAAAGCGGAACGGTTCATGCCGTTACCACCTGGACGAAGGACCAGCTCAAGGACATGCCTGAGCATAAGGACTGAGTAGAAGAGCCCTGTGAACGCAGGGCTCATCACACGGGTCGCCAGCGTAAAAGTTCGACCCGTAAAATACTCTCTCTGTTAGATCGCAAAGGAGCGCCTTGGTGCGGTCGAACAGGTCAATTCTTAGCTAGCGGCCCGCGTTCAGACCGAGACCGACAGCAAATTCGAGATCCTAGCGAAGGCGACCTGGTTTGCACGACTGCCAACCCGGCGAAAGCGAAACAACTCTAAACGAGGCGCGCCGTTAGTCTCGTGTTAAGCAAGGTCGCGCATCTTGGCCTTGCGGGGCGATCGTATGGCGTTCCCCGTATCTCTCGACTGTTCCTCCGGGCACCATCGCATTAGCGGCTCCCGCGCGACATGCAGTCCGCAGACATCAACTCAGCCGTGTTCATGCGTGATAACAGTCCGTCTCCTACGTTAAGGGCTGATTGCAATTCTGCGGTTCGCGTCCATGTGGACGTAAAGCGTTTCGCGTCGCCTACAACGGCGATGCGGTGAAGACTCCTGTTTCGTCATGATTGCCG
Above is a window of Rhizobium sp. EC-SD404 DNA encoding:
- a CDS encoding PRC-barrel domain-containing protein — translated: MDHSRHVRLTDIEITDRNLKGATVYGANDEKVGTIAHMHGVGNTGRVVIDVGGFLGFGAKSVAVAASELDIMRDESGTVHAVTTWTKDQLKDMPEHKD